A single genomic interval of Methyloceanibacter caenitepidi harbors:
- the thiL gene encoding thiamine-phosphate kinase, whose translation MALAGEFDIIARIFAPLAKETGALGLKDDAAVLTVTDDHQLVVTCDTLVSGVHFLPDDPPAAIGYKSLAVNLSDLTAKGAHGYAYTLSLALPRDTEMEWLEAFAEGLAEVQELTDISLIGGDTTATSGPLTITITALGLVQHEAAITRLGAKPGDRLYVGGTIGDSCLGLRLLKDPSLAQSWGLSEDDVAYLTECYRRPPVGTVEALLVRNFAKASIDVSDGLAADIEKLCTVSHVGAEIETGRVPFSAAARKALEAAPDLLPDLLTAGDDYVPVIAVSESSADLFESEVEEYGVDFTQLGIVTAGDGIRVLDERGAELTLKNKGFSHF comes from the coding sequence ATGGCACTTGCGGGAGAGTTCGACATCATCGCCCGCATTTTTGCGCCACTTGCCAAGGAGACCGGCGCGCTCGGCCTTAAGGACGACGCCGCCGTCCTGACGGTCACCGACGATCATCAGCTCGTGGTGACGTGCGATACGCTCGTCAGCGGGGTCCACTTCCTTCCCGACGACCCGCCGGCGGCCATCGGCTACAAGTCCCTGGCAGTCAACTTGTCGGACCTGACGGCCAAAGGCGCCCACGGATATGCTTACACGCTTTCTCTCGCCCTCCCGCGCGATACCGAGATGGAGTGGCTCGAAGCCTTCGCGGAGGGGCTCGCCGAGGTCCAGGAACTGACGGACATCTCGCTGATCGGCGGCGACACCACCGCCACGTCCGGCCCTCTCACCATCACCATCACGGCGCTCGGCCTTGTGCAGCACGAGGCTGCAATCACGCGGCTTGGCGCGAAGCCCGGCGACCGCCTCTATGTGGGCGGCACGATCGGGGACTCCTGCTTGGGATTGAGACTTCTGAAGGACCCCTCGCTGGCGCAGAGCTGGGGGCTTTCGGAAGATGACGTCGCCTATCTCACGGAGTGCTACCGTCGTCCGCCGGTCGGGACGGTCGAGGCGCTCCTGGTCCGGAACTTCGCCAAGGCGTCGATCGACGTGTCGGACGGGCTGGCGGCGGATATCGAGAAGCTTTGCACCGTCTCGCACGTGGGAGCCGAGATCGAGACCGGCCGCGTACCGTTCTCAGCGGCGGCAAGGAAAGCGCTCGAGGCCGCGCCGGATCTGCTGCCGGACCTCCTGACGGCCGGCGACGACTACGTGCCTGTGATCGCCGTTTCGGAGTCCTCGGCGGACCTTTTCGAATCAGAAGTTGAAGAGTACGGCGTGGACTTCACGCAATTAGGCATAGTCACGGCCGGCGACGGGATTCGCGTGTTGGATGAGCGCGGCGCTGAACTGACCCTGAAAAACAAGGGCTTTAGCCACTTCTAG
- a CDS encoding sodium-translocating pyrophosphatase, giving the protein MTWVLYLIMACGALSIAYGVLTRNAILAADAGTPKMQEIAAAIQEGAQAYLSRQYQAIGLVGVVIFIILFFLLGILPAIGFAIGAILSGMAGFVGMNVSVRANVRTAQAATKSLADGLSLAFKSGAITGLLVAGLALLGVAIYFWILTTILGYEASSRNVIDALVALGFGASLISIFARLGGGIFTKGADVGGDLVGKVEAGIPEDDPRNPATIADNVGDNVGDCAGMAADLFETYVVTVVATMVLASIYFTGALTEPMMLYPLAIGATCVITSIIGTYFVRLGASKSIMGALYKGVIVTGILSLIALWPVTAAMIGMDTTMSFGTVSFTGMSLYLCGVAGLVVTALIVVITEYYTSTKFRPVHSIAKASVTGHGTNVIQGLAVSLESTALPALVIMAGIIVTFNLAGLFGIAIAVTTMLALAGMVVALDAFGPVTDNAGGIAEMAGLPENVRETTDALDAVGNTTKAVTKGYAIGSAGLGALVLFAAYTEDLKYFAANAAKYPYFEGVDPAFTLSNPYVVVGLFLGGLLPYLFGGIAMTAVGRAGSAIVEEVRRQFKEKPGIMKGEDRPDYGRAVDLLTKAAIKEMIVPSLLPVLSPVIFFFLIDWIAGKSAAFSALGAMLLGVIVTGLFVAISMTAGGGAWDNAKKFIEDGNHGGKGSEAHKAAVTGDTVGDPYKDTAGPAVNPMIKITNIVALLLLAVLAHQ; this is encoded by the coding sequence ATGACATGGGTTCTCTATCTCATTATGGCCTGCGGCGCGCTTTCGATCGCGTACGGGGTTCTGACCAGGAACGCGATCCTGGCTGCCGATGCAGGCACACCCAAAATGCAGGAAATCGCCGCCGCCATCCAAGAGGGGGCGCAGGCGTATCTTTCCCGCCAGTATCAGGCCATCGGCCTGGTCGGGGTGGTGATCTTCATCATCCTCTTCTTCCTGCTCGGCATCCTGCCGGCCATCGGCTTCGCAATCGGCGCCATTCTTTCCGGCATGGCAGGCTTTGTCGGCATGAACGTCTCGGTACGGGCCAATGTGCGCACCGCTCAGGCCGCGACCAAGAGCCTCGCGGACGGTCTTAGCCTCGCATTTAAGTCGGGCGCCATCACCGGCCTCCTTGTGGCGGGCCTCGCGCTTCTTGGCGTCGCAATCTATTTCTGGATCCTGACGACGATCCTCGGCTACGAGGCTTCGTCCCGCAACGTGATCGATGCGCTTGTGGCCCTCGGCTTCGGTGCCTCGTTGATCTCCATCTTCGCCCGTCTGGGCGGCGGCATCTTCACCAAGGGTGCGGATGTCGGCGGCGATCTAGTCGGCAAGGTCGAAGCAGGCATCCCCGAAGACGATCCGCGCAACCCCGCAACGATCGCGGACAATGTGGGCGACAATGTCGGCGATTGCGCCGGCATGGCTGCCGACCTCTTCGAGACCTATGTGGTCACGGTCGTGGCGACGATGGTCCTGGCATCCATTTACTTCACCGGCGCGCTGACCGAGCCGATGATGCTGTATCCGCTCGCCATTGGCGCCACCTGCGTAATCACCTCGATCATCGGCACCTACTTCGTCCGGCTAGGCGCCAGCAAGTCCATCATGGGGGCGCTCTACAAGGGCGTCATCGTGACCGGCATCCTGTCACTGATCGCGCTGTGGCCGGTCACGGCTGCGATGATCGGCATGGACACGACCATGTCGTTCGGCACCGTCAGCTTCACAGGTATGTCGCTTTATCTTTGCGGCGTGGCTGGGCTTGTCGTGACCGCCCTGATCGTGGTCATCACCGAGTACTACACCTCGACCAAGTTCCGGCCTGTGCACTCGATCGCGAAAGCGTCGGTCACGGGACACGGCACGAACGTCATCCAGGGCCTCGCGGTGTCGCTCGAGTCCACGGCGCTGCCCGCGCTCGTGATCATGGCGGGTATCATCGTCACCTTTAACCTCGCAGGCCTGTTCGGCATCGCCATCGCTGTGACGACGATGCTTGCGCTGGCGGGTATGGTGGTCGCGCTCGATGCCTTCGGCCCCGTCACCGACAATGCCGGCGGCATTGCGGAGATGGCGGGACTGCCGGAGAACGTGCGTGAGACCACGGACGCTCTGGACGCCGTCGGCAACACCACCAAGGCCGTCACCAAGGGCTATGCCATCGGTTCGGCGGGCCTCGGCGCGCTGGTGCTGTTTGCAGCGTATACGGAAGACCTCAAATATTTCGCGGCCAACGCGGCGAAGTATCCGTATTTCGAGGGGGTCGATCCCGCCTTCACGCTGTCGAACCCGTATGTGGTGGTCGGCCTCTTCCTCGGCGGTCTGCTGCCGTATCTGTTCGGCGGCATCGCCATGACGGCCGTGGGACGTGCGGGCTCCGCCATCGTCGAAGAGGTGCGCCGCCAGTTCAAGGAGAAGCCGGGCATCATGAAGGGCGAGGATCGCCCGGACTATGGCCGCGCCGTGGACCTGCTGACCAAGGCGGCGATCAAGGAGATGATCGTTCCCTCGCTGCTGCCGGTCCTGTCTCCGGTGATCTTCTTCTTCCTGATCGACTGGATCGCGGGCAAGAGCGCCGCCTTCTCGGCGCTCGGCGCGATGCTCCTCGGCGTGATCGTCACGGGCCTGTTCGTCGCCATCTCCATGACGGCGGGCGGCGGTGCCTGGGACAACGCCAAGAAATTCATCGAAGACGGCAATCACGGCGGCAAGGGCTCCGAGGCCCATAAAGCCGCGGTGACCGGCGATACGGTCGGCGATCCTTACAAGGATACTGCCGGCCCCGCCGTGAACCCGATGATCAAGATCACGAACATCGTGGCATTGCTGCTCCTCGCTGTGCTCGCACACCAATAG
- a CDS encoding outer membrane protein assembly factor BamE has translation MLAALFLGAAPMLGCAGQVDRHGHVFIDVDLDQVRPGMSKADVKTVLGSPDTTSAIGGDAYYYISSTMKTVAFMKPREIDRQVVAVYFNGSERVTEVAKYGIKDGQVVNFYKGETPARGKDLSFLEQMFGNLANRQLFKDQTGAGASGIPGI, from the coding sequence GTGCTTGCGGCACTGTTCCTCGGTGCGGCCCCCATGCTCGGCTGCGCGGGTCAGGTCGACCGCCACGGCCATGTCTTCATCGATGTGGATCTCGATCAGGTGCGCCCCGGCATGTCCAAGGCCGACGTCAAGACCGTTCTCGGCTCGCCGGACACGACGAGCGCCATTGGCGGCGACGCCTATTACTACATCTCTTCGACGATGAAGACCGTGGCCTTCATGAAGCCCAGGGAGATCGACCGTCAGGTCGTGGCCGTGTACTTCAACGGGTCCGAGCGTGTGACCGAGGTGGCCAAATACGGCATCAAGGACGGCCAAGTCGTCAATTTCTACAAGGGCGAGACCCCGGCCCGCGGCAAGGACCTGAGCTTCCTCGAGCAGATGTTCGGCAACCTCGCCAATCGCCAGCTGTTCAAGGATCAGACCGGCGCCGGCGCTTCCGGTATTCCCGGCATCTAA
- a CDS encoding ubiquinol-cytochrome C chaperone family protein has translation MAQARLPIYYQTLGVPDTLEGRFSILTIHLFAVFRRLKSAGAEATATAQALADRFVADMDTVLREIGVGDLSVPKKVRKLVAGGANLIESYDRAAAAGGQALETVIADSLPLDGEEARAASAKLTPYVNAMLEDLKTQPIEDICAGRIRFPDVPAA, from the coding sequence ATGGCGCAGGCGCGACTTCCAATTTATTACCAGACACTTGGGGTTCCGGATACGCTTGAAGGCCGGTTCTCAATCCTCACGATCCACCTCTTTGCCGTCTTCCGGCGGTTGAAGAGCGCCGGCGCGGAGGCGACAGCCACGGCCCAGGCCCTGGCGGACCGGTTCGTAGCCGACATGGACACGGTTTTGCGCGAAATCGGGGTCGGCGATCTATCCGTGCCCAAGAAGGTCCGCAAGCTCGTGGCGGGCGGCGCAAATCTCATAGAGAGCTATGATCGCGCCGCCGCTGCCGGTGGACAGGCGCTGGAAACGGTGATTGCCGATAGCCTGCCGCTGGACGGGGAGGAGGCCAGGGCGGCCAGCGCCAAGCTGACACCGTATGTAAATGCGATGCTGGAAGACCTGAAAACACAACCGATCGAGGACATTTGCGCCGGCCGGATACGTTTTCCGGACGTTCCGGCCGCATGA
- a CDS encoding YceD family protein, with product MTQSQNEDLQRSPLTHKVKIATMEPGVEKTIEIAEDERRAIMGLLDLLDLDGLRFDYRVRHGAGKRVHVSGRLKADVVQTCVVSLEPVPGRIDVSVEAEFWPQEKIEALQARAEDPSQAGEIDWPEPIEGDAIDLGPLVYETLATALDPYPKKTGAEFAWSDPQPMAETPKNNPFAVLKDLKKS from the coding sequence ATGACTCAATCTCAGAACGAAGACCTGCAACGCTCTCCGCTGACTCACAAAGTCAAGATCGCGACCATGGAGCCGGGCGTGGAGAAGACGATCGAGATTGCAGAGGACGAGCGCAGGGCGATCATGGGCCTTCTCGACCTGCTCGATCTCGATGGGCTCAGATTCGACTACCGCGTGCGCCACGGGGCCGGGAAGCGCGTGCATGTCTCTGGCCGGCTGAAAGCCGACGTGGTGCAGACATGCGTGGTGAGCCTCGAGCCGGTCCCCGGAAGGATCGACGTATCCGTCGAGGCCGAATTCTGGCCACAGGAGAAGATCGAAGCACTGCAGGCACGCGCGGAGGATCCCAGTCAGGCCGGCGAAATCGACTGGCCAGAGCCCATAGAAGGAGATGCCATCGACCTCGGCCCGCTCGTCTACGAGACCCTCGCCACCGCGCTCGATCCGTATCCGAAAAAGACAGGTGCCGAGTTTGCTTGGTCGGACCCCCAACCGATGGCTGAAACGCCAAAAAACAACCCATTTGCGGTCCTCAAGGACCTCAAGAAGTCCTAG
- the plsX gene encoding phosphate acyltransferase PlsX, with product MAAPVTIALDAMGGDHGPSVVIPAAALALVRHPNMRFILVGDQAQIEAELQGRAELASKCEIIHSDVAIAMDAKPSQALRHGRWKSSMWLAIQAVRDGQAHAVVSAGNTGALMAMSKFCLKTVKGIDRPAIAAIWPTVDAECIVLDVGANVGADTRQLVEFALMGAAMARALLGMEKPSIGLLNIGVEEVKGVEQIREAAAFLKAAPLPILYHGFIEGNDIGHGAVDVVVTDGFTGNIALKTAEGTAKQIAQYLRAAMGQSFLSRLGALLAQGAFRALKEKMDPRQLNGGIFLGLNGIVVKSHGGTDETGFASAVDLAYEMAFSGVVERLGADVAHFHEKLELDGAA from the coding sequence ATGGCTGCTCCAGTCACCATAGCGCTCGACGCCATGGGCGGGGACCACGGCCCTAGCGTGGTCATTCCTGCGGCGGCACTCGCCCTCGTCCGGCATCCGAACATGCGCTTCATCCTTGTGGGCGATCAGGCTCAGATCGAGGCCGAACTGCAGGGCCGCGCCGAGCTCGCATCAAAGTGCGAGATCATCCATTCGGACGTCGCCATTGCCATGGACGCCAAACCCAGCCAGGCGCTCCGTCACGGGCGTTGGAAATCCAGCATGTGGCTCGCGATCCAGGCCGTGAGGGACGGCCAGGCGCATGCTGTCGTCTCGGCCGGCAATACCGGCGCTCTGATGGCCATGTCCAAGTTCTGCCTGAAGACGGTCAAGGGCATAGACCGGCCCGCCATCGCCGCCATTTGGCCCACCGTGGACGCGGAGTGCATCGTGCTCGATGTGGGGGCCAATGTGGGCGCCGACACGCGCCAACTGGTCGAATTCGCCCTCATGGGCGCGGCCATGGCGCGGGCGCTTCTCGGCATGGAGAAGCCGTCCATTGGGCTCCTGAATATCGGCGTGGAGGAGGTCAAAGGCGTCGAGCAGATCCGCGAGGCAGCGGCCTTCCTCAAGGCGGCGCCGCTCCCCATCCTCTACCACGGATTTATCGAAGGCAACGATATCGGCCATGGGGCCGTGGACGTCGTCGTGACCGACGGCTTCACCGGGAACATCGCCTTGAAGACCGCCGAGGGAACGGCTAAGCAGATCGCTCAATATCTGAGAGCGGCCATGGGGCAATCGTTCCTGTCCCGGCTTGGGGCGCTGCTGGCGCAGGGCGCATTCCGGGCCTTGAAAGAAAAAATGGACCCCCGGCAACTCAATGGCGGTATCTTCCTCGGCCTGAACGGAATTGTCGTGAAGAGCCATGGCGGGACCGATGAGACGGGTTTCGCGAGCGCGGTCGACCTGGCTTACGAAATGGCCTTCAGTGGCGTCGTCGAACGCCTTGGCGCCGACGTCGCGCATTTCCACGAGAAGCTCGAGCTCGACGGCGCGGCTTAA
- a CDS encoding beta-ketoacyl-ACP synthase III: MSNLRSVVRGVGGYLPDRIVTNEDLTATVDTSDEWIVARTGIRERRIVADGELTSHMAIEAAKRALEHAQIDAEDIDLIVLATSTPDQTFPATAVTVQAELGITEGAAFDVQAVCSGFVFALATADNYLKGGQFKRALVIGAEAFSRILDWEDRSTCVLFGDGAGALVIEAQKPNGALLERGVLATTLRSDGRYRDKLYVDGGPSSTGTVGHLRMDGPEVFRHAVTKISDVILETLQKAELTPADIDWFVPHQANKRILDGAARRLGLERERLVMTVDKHANTSAASIPLALMTACTDGRIKEGDLVLLEAMGGGFTWGALLIRW, translated from the coding sequence TTGTCGAATTTGCGGTCAGTGGTGAGAGGTGTCGGCGGTTATCTGCCCGACCGTATTGTCACCAATGAAGACCTGACCGCGACCGTGGACACGTCCGACGAGTGGATCGTGGCCCGGACGGGCATCCGCGAGCGCCGCATCGTCGCCGATGGCGAACTCACGTCTCACATGGCGATCGAGGCCGCGAAGAGGGCGCTCGAACACGCCCAGATCGATGCCGAGGATATCGACCTGATCGTGCTTGCCACCTCAACGCCGGATCAAACCTTTCCGGCGACCGCCGTCACGGTCCAGGCGGAGCTTGGGATCACGGAGGGAGCCGCCTTCGACGTTCAGGCCGTTTGCTCGGGCTTCGTTTTCGCGCTGGCCACGGCCGACAATTACCTGAAGGGCGGCCAGTTCAAGCGGGCCCTCGTGATCGGCGCCGAAGCCTTTTCGCGCATCCTCGATTGGGAGGACCGGTCCACGTGTGTCCTGTTCGGCGACGGGGCCGGGGCGCTCGTTATCGAAGCGCAGAAGCCCAATGGCGCGCTTCTCGAAAGAGGGGTGCTGGCGACGACCTTGCGGTCGGATGGGCGGTATCGCGACAAGCTCTACGTGGATGGCGGACCGTCCTCAACCGGAACGGTTGGTCATCTGCGCATGGACGGACCGGAGGTCTTCCGGCACGCCGTTACCAAGATTAGCGACGTAATATTGGAAACTTTGCAAAAAGCGGAGTTGACCCCAGCCGACATTGACTGGTTCGTGCCGCACCAAGCGAACAAACGCATCTTGGACGGCGCCGCCCGAAGACTTGGTCTGGAGCGCGAACGGCTTGTCATGACCGTCGACAAGCATGCGAATACATCGGCGGCGTCCATACCACTTGCGCTCATGACGGCGTGCACGGACGGCCGCATCAAGGAAGGCGACCTGGTTCTGTTGGAGGCGATGGGCGGCGGCTTCACGTGGGGCGCCTTGCTGATCCGCTGGTAA
- a CDS encoding integration host factor subunit alpha, with product MGGKTLTRADLAEAVFKKVGLPRNESAEIVELVLREIVSSLENGDQVKLSSFGSFGIREKGERIGRNPKTGQEVPITPRRVLVFRASNIMKQRINESLSGGNSQD from the coding sequence ATGGGCGGGAAGACATTGACACGGGCGGACCTCGCGGAAGCCGTGTTCAAAAAAGTTGGCCTTCCGAGAAATGAGTCGGCGGAAATCGTGGAGCTGGTGCTCCGCGAGATCGTGTCGAGCTTGGAGAACGGAGACCAGGTCAAATTATCGTCCTTCGGGTCGTTCGGAATCCGCGAAAAAGGCGAGCGGATCGGCCGGAACCCGAAGACGGGCCAGGAAGTGCCCATTACGCCGCGGCGCGTGCTAGTCTTCCGGGCCAGCAACATCATGAAGCAGCGGATCAACGAGTCGTTGTCCGGGGGCAACTCCCAAGACTAG
- a CDS encoding MerR family transcriptional regulator, with amino-acid sequence MDKAPEAFRTISEVADELDVPKHVLRFWEAKFSQLKPMKRGGGRRYYRPEDVALLKGIRLLLYSDGYTIRGVQKILREQGPRYVMEYQGLSDSAGTDDETTARDIPDVAAEVVRSAVSQGFGSNEDDFTALIDELESCRQILANADRQD; translated from the coding sequence TTGGACAAGGCACCCGAGGCCTTTCGCACAATCAGCGAAGTCGCGGATGAATTGGACGTCCCTAAACACGTCTTACGGTTCTGGGAAGCCAAGTTCAGCCAACTCAAACCGATGAAGCGAGGCGGCGGCCGCCGGTACTACCGTCCGGAGGACGTGGCGCTCCTGAAGGGCATTCGGCTGTTGCTCTATAGCGACGGTTACACCATTCGCGGCGTTCAGAAGATCCTGCGTGAGCAAGGGCCCCGCTACGTGATGGAGTATCAGGGGCTTAGCGACTCGGCCGGCACCGACGATGAAACCACGGCGAGGGATATTCCCGACGTGGCCGCCGAGGTGGTCCGAAGTGCGGTCTCGCAGGGGTTCGGCTCGAACGAGGACGATTTCACCGCGCTGATCGACGAGCTCGAGTCCTGCCGTCAGATCCTTGCGAATGCCGACCGTCAAGACTGA
- a CDS encoding primase-like DNA-binding domain-containing protein gives MSKRPTGQSEARRLRSSGGGEQFHKARPDEILAALEVVREAHKLFGKAAAVEIWRRQAVLPTPGKFADPPPSTPASATVRDFVAKRTSPKDGVQLNAQTFYRAYVEWTEAHGHRPVSQTAFGRALRSLGLRKVRSGCVSYLDIRLRIPRTPSVSRARPSDDPPKSNMSRRVRRVGK, from the coding sequence ATGTCTAAGCGTCCAACTGGACAGTCGGAGGCTCGTCGCTTGCGTTCGAGCGGCGGGGGCGAGCAATTCCACAAGGCGCGCCCTGACGAAATCCTCGCGGCTCTCGAGGTGGTGCGCGAAGCCCACAAGCTCTTCGGCAAGGCTGCGGCAGTCGAGATCTGGAGGCGCCAGGCCGTGCTTCCAACTCCCGGCAAATTCGCAGACCCGCCGCCTTCTACGCCGGCGTCGGCCACGGTTAGAGATTTCGTCGCCAAGCGGACGTCGCCCAAAGATGGGGTGCAGTTGAACGCCCAAACCTTTTACCGGGCCTATGTCGAATGGACTGAGGCGCACGGTCATCGCCCCGTATCGCAGACGGCCTTCGGCCGCGCATTGCGATCGTTGGGGCTTCGAAAGGTGCGCAGTGGTTGCGTCTCTTACCTCGATATCAGGCTGCGAATCCCCCGGACCCCCTCGGTTAGCCGCGCACGACCTTCCGACGATCCACCAAAGAGCAACATGTCCCGGAGGGTTCGGAGGGTCGGCAAATAG
- a CDS encoding HK97 family phage prohead protease, with the protein MSTNHTIAERVGTPIEFKFASTASSGALDGYAAAFGNVDSYGDVIEPGAFTKSLAQIGRDPVPMFWSHNPSEVIGKWDQLSEDATGLRVQGKITLSNTAAREIFELVKDGAVRGLSIGYRTKSAERTKRGNRLLTEIQLLEVSLVALPANSSAKLISVKSAQAQDPAITERICEEILRDAGCSQRLAKAIVAQGLKSALKQRDAADVPGRIQEALTAGALNIRNITKGL; encoded by the coding sequence TTGAGCACCAATCACACAATCGCAGAGCGTGTCGGCACACCGATCGAGTTCAAGTTCGCGAGCACAGCCTCGTCCGGCGCACTCGATGGCTATGCAGCCGCCTTCGGCAATGTTGACTCGTATGGCGATGTCATCGAGCCGGGTGCCTTCACCAAGTCTCTCGCGCAGATCGGCCGCGACCCTGTTCCGATGTTCTGGAGCCACAACCCATCGGAGGTCATCGGAAAGTGGGATCAGCTGTCCGAGGACGCTACTGGGCTCCGCGTGCAAGGAAAAATCACGCTCAGCAATACCGCCGCTCGAGAGATCTTCGAGCTTGTCAAGGATGGGGCAGTTAGGGGGCTCAGCATCGGCTACCGTACGAAGTCGGCGGAACGTACCAAGCGCGGCAATCGACTTCTGACCGAGATCCAATTGCTCGAAGTCAGCCTGGTCGCTTTGCCTGCCAATTCGAGCGCCAAGCTGATCTCGGTGAAGTCGGCGCAGGCGCAAGATCCCGCCATCACCGAACGAATTTGCGAAGAGATCCTGCGGGACGCTGGGTGTTCGCAAAGACTGGCCAAGGCGATTGTCGCACAGGGCCTGAAGTCGGCATTGAAGCAGCGGGATGCTGCGGATGTACCGGGCCGAATCCAGGAGGCGCTGACAGCCGGCGCACTCAACATCCGCAACATCACAAAAGGACTTTAG
- a CDS encoding phage major capsid protein: MDPELLEKAVEDMTKATSEGFAKLTAKLDDERKEREALEVRMQRQGLGSGPTATVGKDTIDRASLADELKAMDKFARSAGNGDVSEIKALSVGSDPDGGYFVLPQRSTQMITRLFEESPIRRLARIETLDGGDSFEEEIDLDEAGATWVGENASRPATDTPRVGVLKVPLCEVYAAPKATQKLLDTAHRDVGAWLDGKINDKFARSDARAFILGDTPLQPRGFLAHDKSLDDDFTRPFGTLQYVKTGHASNFKTSNPADQLKQLMWSLRAPYRRGATWLMNSNTASVIDQFKDGQGNYLWRDGATAGAPPSLFGYPVEFDENMPDLGANEFPVAFGNWMHGYLIVERPGLKLLRDPFTDKPNVILYAYRRVGGDVANSDAIKLLKCEA; this comes from the coding sequence ATGGACCCTGAACTGTTGGAAAAAGCGGTTGAGGACATGACGAAGGCCACATCGGAAGGCTTCGCCAAACTCACTGCAAAACTCGATGACGAACGCAAAGAGCGCGAAGCCCTTGAGGTTCGCATGCAGCGCCAGGGCTTAGGCTCAGGCCCCACTGCCACCGTCGGAAAGGATACGATTGATCGTGCCTCCTTGGCGGATGAGCTCAAGGCGATGGACAAGTTTGCCCGTAGCGCCGGCAACGGCGATGTCAGCGAGATCAAGGCGCTCTCGGTGGGCAGCGACCCCGACGGAGGCTACTTCGTCCTTCCACAACGCAGCACGCAGATGATTACGCGGCTATTCGAGGAATCGCCGATCCGCCGACTCGCGCGTATCGAGACTTTGGATGGCGGAGATTCATTCGAGGAAGAGATCGATCTCGATGAGGCCGGTGCGACGTGGGTTGGCGAAAATGCTTCCCGGCCGGCGACAGACACGCCCAGGGTCGGGGTGCTCAAGGTGCCACTGTGCGAAGTTTATGCAGCACCAAAGGCCACACAGAAGCTGCTGGATACGGCGCATCGCGATGTCGGCGCCTGGCTCGATGGCAAGATCAACGACAAGTTCGCCCGTTCAGACGCTCGCGCGTTTATACTTGGCGACACGCCCCTGCAGCCGCGTGGGTTCCTGGCGCATGATAAGAGCCTCGATGACGATTTCACGCGACCGTTCGGCACGCTCCAATACGTGAAAACGGGGCATGCCAGCAATTTCAAAACCAGCAATCCGGCGGACCAGCTCAAGCAACTCATGTGGTCGCTGCGGGCACCCTATCGTCGAGGGGCTACTTGGCTGATGAACTCGAACACAGCGAGTGTGATCGATCAATTCAAAGACGGGCAAGGAAACTATCTCTGGCGGGACGGGGCGACCGCCGGTGCGCCGCCCTCATTGTTCGGCTACCCCGTCGAGTTCGATGAGAACATGCCGGACCTCGGGGCGAATGAGTTTCCCGTCGCGTTTGGGAACTGGATGCATGGCTACCTCATCGTCGAGCGTCCGGGTTTGAAGCTGCTGCGAGATCCCTTCACCGACAAGCCAAACGTGATCTTGTACGCGTATCGGCGTGTCGGCGGTGACGTCGCCAATTCGGATGCGATCAAGCTGCTCAAGTGTGAGGCTTAG